A genomic window from Streptomyces mirabilis includes:
- a CDS encoding SsgA family sporulation/cell division regulator produces MESLKTVMQGVAVKLVVSPTCSLSMCMSLRYEPADPYVVRAVFFTGTDKPAEWVLGRDLLADGLKGSAGCGDIRVWPAVGRGDQVMYVVLGAPAGTALLEVPIQDVRTFLADTEALVPRGAESGHIDWELELANLFAKG; encoded by the coding sequence ATGGAGTCTTTGAAGACCGTCATGCAGGGGGTGGCCGTGAAGCTTGTCGTCTCGCCCACCTGCTCGCTGTCCATGTGTATGAGCCTGCGGTACGAGCCCGCTGATCCGTATGTCGTCCGTGCCGTCTTTTTCACCGGCACTGACAAGCCGGCCGAATGGGTCCTGGGGCGTGACCTTCTGGCCGATGGCCTGAAGGGTTCCGCGGGCTGTGGGGACATCCGGGTCTGGCCGGCCGTCGGCCGTGGTGACCAAGTGATGTACGTCGTCCTCGGGGCTCCCGCGGGCACCGCCTTGCTCGAGGTTCCCATCCAGGACGTCAGGACGTTCCTGGCGGACACGGAGGCGCTGGTGCCACGAGGTGCCGAGTCCGGGCACATCGACTGGGAGCTCGAACTGGCGAACTTGTTCGCGAAAGGCTGA
- a CDS encoding NIPSNAP family protein has protein sequence MSQYQLRVYTLRSPEALVAYENIWAQHIPGMAKHRIATHGVWTVPAAPGSEAPQLYALVSYQDADDVQERLEAYLSSPEFRADMEGFDISQIVGVAESVLTPTADSPLR, from the coding sequence ATGTCTCAGTACCAGCTTCGTGTCTACACACTGCGCAGCCCTGAGGCGCTCGTCGCCTACGAGAACATCTGGGCCCAGCACATTCCCGGTATGGCCAAGCACAGGATCGCCACACATGGCGTCTGGACGGTGCCTGCGGCCCCCGGGAGTGAGGCGCCCCAGCTGTACGCCCTCGTTTCCTACCAGGACGCCGACGACGTTCAGGAGCGGCTGGAGGCGTACCTCTCCAGCCCCGAATTCCGCGCAGACATGGAGGGTTTCGACATCAGTCAGATCGTCGGCGTCGCCGAGTCCGTCCTGACGCCCACCGCCGACTCGCCCTTGCGGTGA
- a CDS encoding TetR/AcrR family transcriptional regulator: MPLTEAGICTSALRLIDADGVEALTMRKLAAALDANPMSLYHHVPNKEALLRGVARMVGARFRTVTLEDAPWQERMRLLATDFRTLAHRHPNLMAYSFSQPDFIQPEDPFWVALTAVLDAAGVPQSDVPQLAALVCAVVIGVMIAELNGALHRWSNLQPATPASGEDGPTNEGFGEDRMFRLVLDTIISGMEGRLTADHADARDGRPPQNSRRASGRIPRQLRPPAARCEGESAGNPVSDMAAGFDLKEQ; this comes from the coding sequence GTGCCTCTGACCGAGGCAGGGATCTGCACCTCCGCCCTGCGGCTCATCGACGCGGACGGGGTCGAGGCGCTCACGATGCGCAAACTCGCCGCCGCGCTGGACGCGAACCCCATGTCGCTGTACCACCACGTGCCGAACAAGGAAGCCTTGCTGCGTGGCGTGGCGAGAATGGTCGGCGCCCGGTTCCGCACCGTGACACTGGAGGACGCTCCCTGGCAGGAGCGCATGCGCCTGCTTGCCACGGATTTCCGGACGTTGGCACACCGCCATCCCAACCTCATGGCCTATTCGTTCAGCCAGCCGGACTTCATCCAGCCCGAAGATCCCTTCTGGGTCGCGCTCACCGCCGTGCTGGACGCCGCAGGGGTTCCGCAGTCGGATGTCCCGCAGCTCGCCGCGCTCGTGTGCGCCGTCGTCATCGGCGTGATGATCGCCGAGCTCAACGGCGCGCTCCACCGGTGGTCGAACCTCCAGCCCGCCACACCCGCCTCCGGCGAGGACGGGCCGACGAACGAGGGCTTTGGCGAGGACCGGATGTTCCGCCTGGTGCTGGACACGATCATCAGCGGCATGGAAGGTCGGCTCACGGCCGATCACGCCGATGCGCGCGACGGCCGGCCCCCGCAGAACTCCCGGCGCGCCTCCGGACGTATTCCCCGTCAGCTCCGACCACCGGCCGCACGCTGCGAAGGAGAGTCCGCAGGGAATCCCGTCTCGGACATGGCGGCCGGCTTCGACCTGAAAGAGCAGTGA
- a CDS encoding TetR/AcrR family transcriptional regulator, which produces MATERKPPRGTRKRDVPLTKDGIHAMALQLIDADGVEALTMRKLATALDANPMSLYHHVPNKDAVLRGVAHRVGSQFSAEERGDIPWQDRLRELARDFRELSHRHPKLMGYSFTRPDYVQPEDPFWQALIDILATAKLPEEEIPRVAATLVGVFTGLLLSELNGALQRWATLPPAPSRPHEEEAPPPSKDVIDTMFNSTLDAAVAGVENHVARARERV; this is translated from the coding sequence ATGGCGACTGAACGGAAGCCCCCTCGGGGCACGAGAAAGAGGGACGTACCGCTCACCAAGGACGGCATCCACGCCATGGCGTTGCAGCTCATCGACGCCGACGGGGTTGAGGCGCTCACCATGCGCAAACTCGCGACCGCGCTCGATGCGAACCCCATGTCGCTGTACCACCACGTGCCGAACAAGGACGCCGTGCTGCGCGGCGTGGCCCACCGGGTCGGTTCGCAGTTCAGCGCCGAGGAGCGGGGAGACATCCCCTGGCAGGACCGACTGCGTGAACTGGCACGGGACTTCCGCGAACTGTCGCACCGTCACCCGAAACTCATGGGGTATTCCTTCACGCGCCCCGACTACGTACAGCCGGAGGACCCCTTCTGGCAGGCACTGATCGACATCCTGGCCACCGCGAAACTGCCCGAGGAGGAGATTCCGCGCGTCGCCGCGACCCTGGTCGGTGTGTTCACAGGTTTGCTGCTCAGCGAACTGAACGGGGCACTGCAGCGGTGGGCCACTCTGCCACCGGCACCATCGCGCCCCCACGAGGAAGAAGCACCGCCGCCCTCCAAGGACGTGATCGACACCATGTTCAACTCCACGCTGGACGCCGCGGTCGCCGGAGTGGAGAACCATGTCGCACGAGCCCGCGAGAGGGTGTGA
- a CDS encoding bifunctional cytochrome P450/NADPH--P450 reductase produces MTTQPETDLRPIRSPRGVPLFGHTPQIPSTNPVEYFGKLSKQFPEGLYGMEIAGIEQVFVWDPDLVAEVCDETRFFKQIDKTPLAHVRDYAGAGLFTAHQHEEEWGMAHRVLLPAFSQRAMKGYFGQMLEIAQNLVGKWERKEGQPVNITDDYTRLTLDTIALSGFGYRFDSFAKEDLHPFLNALLQALVESLRRSQELPMMTKMRKADDKKYRENIRLMRDLVESVIKERREGQATGEDDLLGLMLEATDPETGKGLDDDNVRDQVVTFLIAGHETTSGLLSFATYSLMRNPHILAQAYAEVDRLLPGDTVPDYDTVMQMDVIPRILEETLRLWAPIPMIGKSPLEDTVIGGCYGLKKGARVNILEGPLHTHPKAWDRPEEFDINRWLPENRVNHHPHAYKPFGNGVRACIGRQFALTEARLALALVLQKFKFADTDDYKMDVKEALTRKPGGFELNVRARQEHERTMFGAVDLLTDDTGAQAAVSGVGVNLTVAYGSSLGSCEDLARTIADRGERSGFGTTLVGLDELGDNLPTEGLLVVVASSYNGKAPDNAQRFDDLLAAGLPEGSLSDVRFALLGAGNTQWVATYQGFPKRIEAGLLAAGATRVIERGIADAAGDFDGMATRWMDTLWATLAEEYAADISETTGPRFEVQLLTEAEVRPAIVSEQAYPLTVVANEELVSDATGLWDFSIEPPRPAAKSITIELPDGVTYDTGNHLAVFAKNEPQLVDRVLARLGVDRDQVLRLDQPAGGRTHLPVGTPVTAGLLFTEFVELQDVATRSQIQALVKHTDCPWTRPQLEAYTPDTAEAEERYQTEVLGKRVSVLNLLERFPAVELPLAVFLEMMGPIRPRFYSISSAPLANPRHVRLTVGLLEGPALSGDGRYRGTCSSYIAGLEPGDVFYGYVRVPSPTFAPPADPATPLILIGPGTGIAPLRGFLEERAWQHANGTQVGLSQVFVGCRHPEHDYFYRDEMEMWALSGIARVRTAFSAVTGHPARFVQDAIAGAADTVWQAIQDGAYIYVCGDGRRMAPAVREALAAIYRKHTGSDDEAAQQWLAQLEADERYQQDVFA; encoded by the coding sequence ATGACCACACAGCCCGAGACCGACCTGCGGCCCATCCGGTCTCCGCGGGGGGTCCCGCTCTTCGGCCACACGCCGCAGATCCCCAGCACCAACCCGGTGGAGTACTTCGGCAAGCTGTCCAAGCAGTTCCCCGAGGGGCTCTACGGCATGGAGATCGCCGGCATCGAGCAGGTCTTCGTCTGGGACCCGGACCTGGTGGCCGAGGTCTGCGACGAGACGCGGTTCTTCAAGCAGATCGACAAGACGCCGCTGGCCCATGTCCGGGACTACGCGGGAGCCGGCCTGTTCACGGCCCACCAGCACGAAGAGGAATGGGGCATGGCGCACCGAGTCCTCCTCCCGGCGTTCAGCCAGCGGGCGATGAAGGGCTACTTCGGGCAGATGCTGGAGATCGCCCAGAACCTGGTGGGCAAGTGGGAGCGTAAGGAGGGTCAGCCGGTCAACATCACCGACGACTACACCCGGCTGACCCTGGACACCATCGCCCTGTCGGGTTTCGGTTACCGGTTCGACTCCTTCGCCAAGGAGGATCTGCACCCCTTCCTCAACGCGCTGCTGCAGGCGCTGGTTGAGTCGCTGCGGCGCTCGCAGGAGCTGCCGATGATGACCAAGATGCGCAAGGCCGATGACAAGAAGTACCGCGAGAACATCCGGCTGATGCGGGACCTGGTCGAGAGTGTGATCAAGGAGCGCCGTGAGGGGCAGGCCACGGGTGAGGACGACCTGCTGGGTCTGATGCTGGAGGCCACGGACCCGGAGACCGGCAAGGGGCTGGACGACGACAACGTCCGTGACCAGGTGGTGACGTTCCTGATCGCTGGTCACGAGACCACCAGTGGTCTGCTGTCGTTCGCCACGTACTCGCTGATGCGCAACCCGCACATCCTGGCCCAGGCCTACGCCGAGGTGGACCGGCTGCTGCCGGGTGACACGGTCCCGGACTACGACACGGTCATGCAGATGGACGTGATCCCGCGGATCCTGGAGGAGACCCTGCGCCTGTGGGCTCCCATCCCGATGATCGGCAAGTCCCCGCTGGAGGACACCGTCATCGGCGGCTGCTACGGGCTGAAGAAGGGAGCGCGGGTCAACATCCTCGAGGGTCCGCTGCACACCCACCCCAAGGCGTGGGACCGGCCGGAGGAGTTCGACATCAACCGGTGGCTGCCGGAGAACCGGGTCAACCACCACCCGCACGCCTACAAGCCGTTCGGGAACGGTGTACGTGCCTGCATCGGTCGGCAGTTCGCGCTCACCGAGGCCCGTCTGGCCCTCGCGCTGGTGCTGCAGAAGTTCAAGTTCGCCGACACCGACGACTACAAGATGGACGTCAAGGAGGCGCTGACGCGCAAGCCCGGCGGCTTCGAACTGAACGTGCGGGCCCGTCAGGAGCACGAGCGGACCATGTTCGGCGCAGTGGACCTGCTGACCGACGACACGGGGGCGCAGGCCGCGGTCAGCGGTGTCGGGGTGAACCTGACCGTCGCCTACGGCTCCAGCCTGGGCTCGTGCGAGGACCTGGCGCGCACCATCGCCGACCGCGGTGAGCGTTCCGGATTCGGTACCACCTTGGTCGGCCTGGACGAGCTGGGTGACAACCTGCCCACCGAGGGCCTGCTCGTGGTCGTGGCCTCCAGCTACAACGGAAAGGCCCCGGACAACGCGCAGCGTTTCGACGACCTGCTCGCCGCCGGACTCCCGGAGGGCTCGCTGTCCGACGTGCGGTTCGCGCTGCTGGGTGCCGGCAACACTCAGTGGGTGGCCACCTACCAGGGCTTCCCCAAGCGGATCGAGGCAGGTCTGCTGGCCGCCGGCGCCACCCGCGTCATCGAGCGCGGCATCGCGGACGCCGCCGGTGACTTCGACGGCATGGCCACCCGCTGGATGGACACCTTGTGGGCCACCCTGGCCGAGGAGTACGCCGCCGACATCTCCGAAACCACCGGACCGCGCTTCGAGGTGCAGCTGCTGACCGAGGCGGAGGTGCGTCCCGCGATCGTCTCCGAGCAGGCCTACCCCCTCACCGTGGTCGCCAACGAGGAGCTGGTCAGCGACGCGACCGGACTGTGGGACTTCAGCATCGAGCCGCCGCGCCCGGCCGCGAAGTCCATCACCATCGAACTCCCCGACGGTGTCACCTATGACACCGGCAACCACCTGGCCGTGTTCGCCAAGAACGAGCCGCAGCTGGTCGACCGGGTCCTCGCGCGGCTCGGTGTCGACCGCGACCAGGTCCTGCGTCTGGACCAGCCCGCGGGCGGCCGTACGCACCTCCCGGTGGGCACTCCCGTCACCGCGGGCCTGCTGTTCACCGAGTTCGTGGAGCTGCAGGACGTGGCCACCCGCTCGCAGATACAGGCGCTGGTCAAGCACACCGATTGCCCGTGGACCCGGCCGCAGCTGGAGGCCTACACGCCCGACACCGCCGAGGCCGAGGAGCGCTACCAGACCGAGGTCCTGGGCAAGCGCGTCTCCGTGCTCAACCTGCTGGAGCGCTTCCCCGCGGTCGAACTGCCGCTGGCGGTCTTCCTGGAGATGATGGGCCCGATCCGCCCGCGGTTCTACTCCATCTCCTCAGCTCCGCTGGCCAACCCCCGGCACGTGCGCCTGACCGTCGGTCTGCTGGAAGGACCGGCCCTGTCCGGCGACGGCCGGTACCGCGGCACCTGCTCCTCCTACATCGCAGGCCTCGAGCCCGGAGATGTCTTCTACGGCTACGTGCGTGTGCCGTCCCCGACGTTCGCCCCGCCGGCCGACCCGGCCACGCCGCTGATCCTCATCGGTCCCGGCACCGGCATCGCGCCGCTGCGCGGCTTCCTCGAGGAGCGGGCCTGGCAGCACGCGAACGGCACGCAGGTCGGCCTGTCGCAGGTCTTCGTCGGCTGCCGTCACCCCGAGCACGACTACTTCTACCGGGACGAGATGGAGATGTGGGCGCTGTCCGGCATCGCCCGGGTCCGCACCGCCTTCTCCGCGGTGACCGGACACCCGGCCCGGTTCGTCCAGGACGCCATCGCAGGCGCCGCCGACACCGTGTGGCAGGCCATCCAGGACGGCGCGTACATCTACGTCTGCGGTGACGGCCGCCGCATGGCACCCGCCGTCCGCGAGGCGCTCGCCGCCATCTACCGCAAGCACACCGGCAGCGACGACGAGGCCGCCCAGCAGTGGCTTGCCCAGCTCGAAGCCGATGAGCGTTACCAGCAGGACGTCTTCGCCTGA
- a CDS encoding zinc-binding dehydrogenase — MDTMLAGRFHLDSKKFAVEEVPVPVPGPGEVLVEVKAAGVCLSDVHLLDGSLVPLFATSDTVTVGHEVSGVIHTLGPDLKRGLTVGTRVTLEAGKTCGQCAGCVRSRPCTQMRTAGIDYDGGWAQYTVAREDTLILIPDNLPFDQAAIIPDAVSTPYAAVVTTAGVRPAQSVGVWGVGGVGAHNVRLVRLAGAAPIIAVDPLPSARERALAFGADFALDPAAPDFADQVRAATAGRGLDFAFDCAGVPAVREQAAAALGLGGVLILVGISPRPLTITEGLTFNYLGKQVRGHYGGSPESVTELVRLAEVGRLDLAPSITDHLPLAEAADAVNRLENKIGDPIRLILVP, encoded by the coding sequence ATGGACACCATGCTCGCCGGACGCTTCCACCTGGACAGCAAGAAGTTCGCCGTGGAGGAGGTCCCCGTCCCCGTGCCCGGCCCGGGCGAGGTCCTCGTCGAGGTCAAGGCCGCAGGCGTCTGCCTTTCGGACGTTCACCTGCTCGACGGCTCCCTCGTCCCGCTGTTCGCCACCTCCGACACGGTCACCGTCGGCCACGAGGTCTCCGGTGTGATCCACACCCTCGGCCCCGACCTCAAGCGCGGCCTGACCGTCGGCACCCGCGTCACCCTGGAGGCCGGCAAGACCTGCGGTCAGTGCGCCGGCTGCGTGCGCAGCCGCCCCTGCACCCAGATGCGCACCGCCGGCATCGACTACGACGGCGGCTGGGCGCAGTACACCGTCGCCCGCGAGGACACCCTCATCCTCATCCCCGACAACCTCCCCTTCGACCAGGCCGCGATCATCCCCGACGCGGTCTCCACCCCCTACGCCGCCGTCGTCACCACCGCGGGCGTACGCCCCGCCCAGTCCGTCGGCGTCTGGGGCGTGGGCGGAGTCGGCGCCCACAACGTACGCCTCGTCCGCCTGGCCGGCGCCGCACCGATCATCGCCGTCGACCCGCTGCCCAGCGCCCGGGAACGCGCCCTGGCCTTCGGCGCGGACTTCGCCCTCGATCCGGCCGCCCCCGACTTCGCCGACCAGGTCCGCGCGGCCACCGCCGGACGAGGCCTCGACTTCGCCTTCGACTGCGCCGGCGTGCCCGCCGTCCGCGAGCAGGCCGCCGCTGCACTCGGCCTGGGCGGAGTCCTCATCCTGGTCGGCATCAGCCCCAGGCCCCTCACCATCACCGAGGGCCTGACCTTCAACTACCTGGGCAAGCAGGTGCGCGGTCACTACGGCGGCAGCCCCGAGTCCGTCACCGAGCTGGTCCGCCTCGCCGAGGTCGGCCGTCTCGACCTGGCCCCATCCATCACCGACCACCTCCCGCTCGCCGAGGCCGCCGACGCGGTCAACCGGCTGGAGAACAAGATCGGCGACCCGATCCGCCTCATCCTCGTCCCCTGA